ACTAATGCTCAGAGATACCTTTAAAACATCTGTACATTATCTTCATTGTTAAACTTAGATTTCTCTTATTATctattatacacaattttatgtCTTAAAACCATCGTAACtgcttattaatttattattattattctctccccttctctctgtttgttttttccaatttGTAGTATACTTGGCACATTTACACCTGATATTTTTAACTATAGGAAAAACTCTAATGCAATTTTACAGTATACCTAGATCATATAGTTATTTTTAACATAGGACTGACTATTTTCACTTCTAGACAAAATGTTGGAAAATGATGATCAGCTGGAAAGGCAGCAGGAAAATCAAGGCAAGTTCAAGAGAATGGCAGAAAGCTGTGAATGCACAGTAGTGGGAAAATTGTGTCCTCTTGCTACAGATGATGTTTGTTCAAGACAAAAGCTTCATAAATGTGGCACACTTGGAAAGAGTTTGAAATATAGTATAGATGTTCATGATCTTGCTGAAAAACATCCtagtgagttttaaaaaaaatattttatttattatatttatttgacagagagagagagagagagagagagagagagagagagagagagagagagagagagaatgggcatgctatggcctccagccactgcaaatgaactccagatacatgtgcctccttgtgcatctggctaacatgggtcctggggaattgaatctgggacctttggcttttcaggcaaataccttaactgctaagccatccctccaggccctcctAGTGGGTTTTATGTATACAGTACATCATTATTTcattacaaatattaaaaatcattaaTTCCTATTAAGGGAATTAATCTGGAACAACTGTTAACAAGAAGTCACAATTTATGTGCCAAAAAGTATGTAAAGGAGAAAAACCCTTTAAATACGGTCATTATGGGAAAGCTTTCAACAGCAAGTCAGACCTTGTAGGGCATCAGCAAACTTATACAAAAGAGAAACCCTATGTGaacagggagaatgagaatgacttTAGCAGTAAGTCATGCCTTATTATAAAGCTTATATAGGAGAGAAACTACATGAATGCAGTGAAAGTGAGGAAACATTTAGTTTCAATTTACAACTGATTATGCATCATAAACCTCACACAagagagaatcaccatgaatgcTATGAAGGTGGGAAACTCTTCAGTAGGAAAAATAGCT
Above is a window of Jaculus jaculus isolate mJacJac1 chromosome 8, mJacJac1.mat.Y.cur, whole genome shotgun sequence DNA encoding:
- the LOC101606289 gene encoding LOW QUALITY PROTEIN: uncharacterized protein LOC101606289 (The sequence of the model RefSeq protein was modified relative to this genomic sequence to represent the inferred CDS: substituted 1 base at 1 genomic stop codon); translated protein: LPPLQEGDSSYDGNQKLQGQASILCQGTPKYRPFPGIAQQRQKSHQGDQVLVSWTKCWKMMISWKGSRKIKASSREWQKAVNAQXWENCVLLLQMMFVQDKSFINVAHLERV